A DNA window from Setaria viridis chromosome 2, Setaria_viridis_v4.0, whole genome shotgun sequence contains the following coding sequences:
- the LOC117842405 gene encoding cinnamoyl-CoA reductase 1 — MQTYVHDAATGRGAAGEMVSSQPRVCVTGAGGFIASWLVKLLLSRGYAVHATVRDPSDPKNAFLKQLDGASENLRLFQADVLDYGTLAAAFAGCEGVFHPATPVPGDKHVDPEKEMMAPTVTGTRNVLEACSATNVEKVVVVSSVAAACFDPNWPEDRLKDESCWSDKQICKEIESWYCLAKTEAEEMALEYGQKNGLHVVTFLPGLVVGPLLQTALINTSIKVFQYIIKGGPDTMNNKFWPFVHIHDIADALLLVYEKAGPSQRYICALEQMDIKDMVLLLKSMFPNYDYVDKTVDVDFRVAFTADKLKNLGWKPRSLEETLVDGLEFLEKAGLLREPCRLPYFYRMNAEE, encoded by the exons ATGCAGACGTACGTGCACGACGCAGCAACAGGGCGGGGGGCAGCCGGAGAGATGGTGTCGTCGCAGCCGCGGGTGTGCgtgaccggcgccggcgggttcATCGCCTCGTGGCTCGTgaagctcctcctctcccgcggCTACGCCGTCCACGCCACCGTCCGCGACCCAA GTGATCCGAAGAACGCCTTCCTGAAGCAGCTGGACGGGGCCTCGGAGAACCTGCGGCTGTTCCAAGCCGACGTCCTCGACTATGGCAcgctggcggcggcgttcgcggGGTGCGAGGGGGTCTTCCATCCGGCAACTCCGGTGCCCGGGGACAAGCATGTTGATCCTGAG AAGGAGATGATGGCTCCAACCGTGACGGGCACCAGAAACGTACTCGAGGCTTGCTCGGCTACGAATGTTGAGAAAGTCGTGGTGGTCTCATCCGTTGCTGCCGCTTGTTTTGACCCCAACTGGCCTGAAGATAGGCTCAAAGACGAGAGCTGCTGGTCAGACAAACAGATCTGCAAGGAAATTGAG AGTTGGTATTGTCTTGCAAAGACCGAAGCAGAAGAGATGGCCCTGGAATACGGGCAGAAAAACGGACTGCATGTCGTTACATTCTTGCCTGGTCTGGTCGTTGGACCTCTGTTGCAGACTGCGTTGATCAATACAAGCATCAAAGTCTTCCAGTATATCATCAAAG GAGGTCCTGACACGATGAACAACAAGTTCTGGCCCTTCGTGCACATCCACGACATCGCCGACGCTCTGCTCCTAGTATACGAGAAGGCGGGACCGTCCCAGAGATACATCTGCGCGTTGGAGCAGATGGACATCAAGGACATGGTGCTCTTGCTCAAGAGCATGTTCCCCAACTACGACTACGTAGACAA GACGGTGGACGTGGATTTCAGGGTTGCGTTTACAGCAGATAAGCTGAAGAACCTTGGGTGGAAGCCCAGAAGCCTGGAGGAGACGCTCGTGGATGGCCTCGAGTTCCTCGAGAAGGCAGGCCTCCTTCGGGAACCCTGCCGGCTTCCCTATTTCTACCGCATGAACGCCGAGGAATGA
- the LOC117842406 gene encoding cinnamoyl-CoA reductase 1 has protein sequence MASPPRVCVVGGGGFVASWLVKLLLSRGFAVHATVRDPRDPKNAILTQLDGASGNLRLFKADVLDCGTLAAAFAGCEGVFHPATPVPGDKIVNPEKELMDPTVKGTKNVLEACSATNVQKLIVVSSVAASCFDPNWPEGKLKDESCWTDKEFCKDTQNWYSLAKTEAEEMALEYGKKNGLHVVTFCPGLVVGPLLQHVAVNTSSKVLLYIIKGGPDTLSNKFWPLVDVRDLADAMLLAYEKSESSGRYICSLDQMDIKDLVSLMKSMFPNYNYTDKMVDVDYKVYTTSDKLKNLGWQPRKLEETLADSVEYFEKAGLLQDADGKPCRLPYFYRVNAEE, from the exons atggcgtcgccgccgcgggtgTGCgtggtcggaggcggcggcttcgTCGCCTCGTGGCTCGTCAAGCTGCTCCTCTCCCGCGGCTTCGCCGTCCACGCCACCGTCCGCGACCCGA GGGATCCGAAGAACGCCATCCTGACGCAGCTGGACGGGGCCTCGGGGAACCTGCGGCTGTTCAAAGCCGACGTCCTCGACTGCGGCAcgctggcggcggcgttcgcggGCTGCGAGGGGGTCTTCCATCCGGCTACCCCGGTGCCCGGGGACAAGATTGTCAACCCCGAG AAAGAGTTGATGGATCCTACGGTGAAGGGCACCAAGAATGTGCTCGAGGCTTGCTCGGCCACGAATGTTCAGAAGCTCATCGTGGTCTCGTCCGTTGCTGCTTCCTGCTTTGACCCCAACTGGCCTGAAGGTAAGCTCAAGGATGAGAGTTGCTGGACAGACAAGGAGTTCTGCAAGGACACTCAG AATTGGTATTCTCTTGCCAAAACAGAAGCAGAAGAGATGGCGCTTGAATACGGCAAGAAAAATGGACTGCATGTAGTTACATTTTGCCCTGGTCTGGTTGTTGGCCCATTGTTGCAGCATGTGGCAGTCAATACCAGCAGCAAAGTTCTCCTATACATCATAAAAG GAGGCCCTGACACATTAAGCAACAAATTCTGGCCCTTGGTAGATGTTCGTGATCTCGCTGACGCTATGCTCCTAGCATACGAGAAGTCTGAATCCTCTGGTAGATACATATGCTCATTGGACCAGATGGACATAAAGGATTTAGTTTCTTTGATGAAGAGCATGTTCCCAAACTACAATTATACAGACAA AATGGTCGACGTGGATTACAAGGTTTATACCACATCAGATAAACTGAAGAACCTGGGGTGGCAGCCGAGGAAGCTGGAGGAGACGCTAGCGGATAGCGTTGAGTACTTCGAAAAGGCTGGGCTTCTGCAGGATGCAGACGGGAAACCTTGCCGGCTTCCCTATTTTTACCGTGTGAACGCTGAGGAATGA
- the LOC117842340 gene encoding cinnamoyl-CoA reductase 1 isoform X1: MAPPPRVCVTGGGGFIASWLVKLLLSRGYAVRATLRDPGNPKNAHLKELDKAPENLRLFKGDVLEYDTLTPAVEGCEGVFHLATPVPEDKMVDPESEVLDPAVKGTLNVLKVCSAAKVQKLVVVSSNAAVDFNPTWPQDTLKDESCWSDKEFCKENGDWYSVAKIMAEQAALEYADKNGLNVVTLCPPLVFGPLLQPVVNTSSKFLIYVIKGGPDVMNNKLWHIVDVRDVVDALLLLYEKKESSGRYICSPNHIRTKDLVALLKKLYPQYNCVNNILDVDQKASLTCQKLMDLGWEPRTLEETLADSVECYEKAGALQDVPGHPCRLPHLFRLASDQ, from the exons atggcgccgccgccgcgtgtgTGCGTGACCGGAGGCGGCGGGTTTATAGCCTCCTGGCTCGTCAAGCTGCTCCTCTCCCGCGGCTACGCCGTGCGCGCCACCCTCCGCGACCCAG GTAACCCAAAGAACGCCCATTTGAAGGAGCTGGACAAGGCCCCAGAGAATCTGCGTCTGTTCAAGGGCGATGTGCTAGAGTACGACACGCTAACACCAGCAGTGGAGGGATGTGAGGGGGTCTTCCATCTTGCCACTCCGGTGCCTGAAGATAAGATGGTTGATCCTGAG TCAGAAGTACTCGACCCTGCTGTGAAAGGCACCTTAAATGTATTAAAGGTCTGCTCTGCTGCAAAGGTTCAGAAACTTGTTGTCGTGTCCTCCAATGCTGCTGTGGATTTTAACCCGACTTGGCCTCAAGATACACTCAAGGATGAGAGTTGCTGGTCAGACAAAGAGTTCTGCAAGGAAAATGGG GACTGGTACTCTGTTGCCAAGATTATGGCTGAACAGGCAGCCTTGGAATATGCAGATAAAAATGGACTGAATGTTGTTACACTTTGCCCGCCTTTGGTTTTTGGCCCTCTGTTGCAGCCTGTGGTGAATACCAGCAGCAAATTCCTCATCTATGTTATAAAAG GTGGTCCTGATGTGATGAACAACAAACTGTGGCACATAGTAGATGTCCGTGATGTGGTTGATGCTCTGCTTCTGCTGTACGAGAAGAAAGAGTCATCTGGGAGATACATCTGCTCGCCGAATCACATTCGCACCAAGGATTTGGTGGCCTTGTTGAAGAAGTTATACCCACAGTACAACTGCGTAAATAA CATCCTTGATGTCGATCAGAAAGCATCGCTAACATGCCAGAAGCTCATGGACCTGGGCTGGGAACCAAGGACACTGGAGGAGACGCTCGCAGACAGCGTCGAGTGCTATGAGAAGGCAGGCGCCCTCCAGGATGTGCCCGGGCATCCTTGCCGCCTTCCCCATCTCTTCCGTCTGGCTAGTGATCAGTGA
- the LOC117842340 gene encoding cinnamoyl-CoA reductase 1 isoform X2, translating to MAPPPRVCVTGGGGFIASWLVKLLLSRGYAVRATLRDPGNPKNAHLKELDKAPENLRLFKGDVLEYDTLTPAVEGCEGVFHLATPVPEDKMVDPEAKVLDPAVKGTLNVLKVCSAAKVQKLVVVSSNAAVDFNPTWPQDTLKDESCWSDKEFCKENGDWYSVAKIMAEQAALEYADKNGLNVVTLCPPLVFGPLLQPVVNTSSKFLIYVIKGGPDVMNNKLWHIVDVRDVVDALLLLYEKKESSGRYICSPNHIRTKDLVALLKKLYPQYNCVNNILDVDQKASLTCQKLMDLGWEPRTLEETLADSVECYEKAGALQDVPGHPCRLPHLFRLASDQ from the exons atggcgccgccgccgcgtgtgTGCGTGACCGGAGGCGGCGGGTTTATAGCCTCCTGGCTCGTCAAGCTGCTCCTCTCCCGCGGCTACGCCGTGCGCGCCACCCTCCGCGACCCAG GTAACCCAAAGAACGCCCATTTGAAGGAGCTGGACAAGGCCCCAGAGAATCTGCGTCTGTTCAAGGGCGATGTGCTAGAGTACGACACGCTAACACCAGCAGTGGAGGGATGTGAGGGGGTCTTCCATCTTGCCACTCCGGTGCCTGAAGATAAGATGGTTGATCCTGAGGCAA AAGTACTCGACCCTGCTGTGAAAGGCACCTTAAATGTATTAAAGGTCTGCTCTGCTGCAAAGGTTCAGAAACTTGTTGTCGTGTCCTCCAATGCTGCTGTGGATTTTAACCCGACTTGGCCTCAAGATACACTCAAGGATGAGAGTTGCTGGTCAGACAAAGAGTTCTGCAAGGAAAATGGG GACTGGTACTCTGTTGCCAAGATTATGGCTGAACAGGCAGCCTTGGAATATGCAGATAAAAATGGACTGAATGTTGTTACACTTTGCCCGCCTTTGGTTTTTGGCCCTCTGTTGCAGCCTGTGGTGAATACCAGCAGCAAATTCCTCATCTATGTTATAAAAG GTGGTCCTGATGTGATGAACAACAAACTGTGGCACATAGTAGATGTCCGTGATGTGGTTGATGCTCTGCTTCTGCTGTACGAGAAGAAAGAGTCATCTGGGAGATACATCTGCTCGCCGAATCACATTCGCACCAAGGATTTGGTGGCCTTGTTGAAGAAGTTATACCCACAGTACAACTGCGTAAATAA CATCCTTGATGTCGATCAGAAAGCATCGCTAACATGCCAGAAGCTCATGGACCTGGGCTGGGAACCAAGGACACTGGAGGAGACGCTCGCAGACAGCGTCGAGTGCTATGAGAAGGCAGGCGCCCTCCAGGATGTGCCCGGGCATCCTTGCCGCCTTCCCCATCTCTTCCGTCTGGCTAGTGATCAGTGA